The following is a genomic window from Geobacillus subterraneus.
AATCGCGAGGGGTAAGGTACTCCTCGAGCGGGAACGGGGCAGGAAGCAAATTCATGCGGTCGAGTTTTTTGCCGGCCTCGCTTAATGAGTTTGTCACGTCATCGCCGTTCCACAGTTCCTCGGGAAGGTCGTCGTAAAAATCGTTGTCGATGACGAGCCGCGAGGCGGCGAGAGGCTCCAACCGCTCGTATATGCGCCGGAAAAGCGCCTCTTCTTCCCCTTTTTGATAAGTCAGTTTGTAAAACCCTTGTTCAGGGGTGAGAAAATAAATGTCCGTCGTCCCGTCGCTGGTGTGTAAAATATAAAGTAAATGGTTGGCCAACGAGCGAATCAAATACGGGTAAGCGGACCGATGAACGTCGTCCGGCGTTTCCTTCGCCTCCATCACGGAGACGACGAACGTTGCCTGCGCCTTTCTCCGGTAAGGGCGAGGCCGTTCGGGGTCGATGAAATGAAACACGACTTTAACGAAGTCTTCGGGGATGCAAGCGTACGTATAGCCGTTGGCGATAAATGTTTCCTTCATTCCGTCCGCAAGCCAATGAAGGAAAGGAGTTGGCTTCTCTCCGCTGATCGTAAATGTCTTCATGTTTCCTCCTCCGACGATGGCATATTATGGTTCGAACACTGCTTTGATGACCGGCCCTTTCCCTTTGTAAATCACCGTCCGCAGCGCCTCTTGATAGTTTTCCAATGGAAAGCGATGGGTGATTAACGGAGACAGATCGACTTTCCCTTTTTGCATGAGGTTGATGGCGATTTGCAACGTTCTCCTTTTTCTTCCTTCGTATTCGTCGACTCCATAAGCAAAACTCCCTTTGACATTCAGTTCGTTCAGCCAGACGGTGACGCTCGTGCAAGAATGCATCCGCGAACTGCGGACGACTCATTAGGCTCCGGCAATGGGGTCTTTTTTCTTTGTAAAAGCTCGTACAAACAGGCCGTTTTCGTGTAAAATATAAAAAGCGCTGTCCATTTCCCGCCTTTTTAGGTTTATTGCATGTACATAGTGGAAAAGGCAGCAGAAAAGTTGCGAATACTTTTCATTTGTTATAAGATTATAATGAGAATAAAATGAGAATGGACGATCGCTAGGGCAAAAGCGAGCTGACATTATTTTTATGCAAAAACTGGAGGTATGCTTTATGGCCGTATTAACGATTCAAAATCTCCACGTATCGGTGGAAGGGAAGGAAATTTTAAAAGGGGTTGACTTGGAAGTTAAAGGCGGGGAAATTCACGCCATTATGGGTCCGAACGGAACGGGGAAATCAACGCTGTCATCGGCCATTATGGGCCATCCGAAATATGAGGTGACGGAAGGGACGATTACGCTCGACGGCCAGAACGTTCTCGAGATGGAGGTCGATGAGCGGGCGCGCGCCGGTTTGTTTTTGGCGATGCAATACCCGAGCGAAATCAGCGGGGTGACGAACGCCGACTTTTTGCGCGCTGCGATCAACGCCCGGCTTGGCGAGGGCAACGAAATTTCGCTCATGAAATTTATCCGCAAGCTCGATGAAAAAATGGCGTTTCTCGAAATGAACCCGGATATGGCGCACCGTTATTTGAACGAAGGGTTCTCGGGCGGGGAGAAAAAGCGGAACGAAATTTTGCAGCTGATGATGCTTGAGCCGAAAATCGCCATTTTGGACGAAATCGACTCCGGGTTGGATATTGACGCGTTAAAGATCGTCGCCAAAGGCATTAACGAAATGCGCAGCAGCGAATTCGGCTGTTTGATCATCACCCACTACCAACGGCTGTTAAACTACATCACTCCGGACTATGTGCACGTCATGATGCAAGGGCGCATCGTGAAATCGGGCGGTCCGGAACTGGCGCAGCGGCTTGAGGCGGAAGGGTACGACTGGATTAAAAAAGAGCTCGGCATCGAAGACGAAACGGTCGGACAAGAAGCGTAAGCGTTAGGAGGAGGACTATGGCGACAGAAACGAAAATTCCATTCGATGAAACATACATCCGCACGTTCTCAAGCGAACGCGGCGAACCGGACTGGCTGACCGAGCGGCGCCTTAACGCGCTCGCGCAGGCGGAACAGTTGCCGCTGCCGAAGCCGGACAAAACGAAAATCGACAAGTGGAACTTTACCGACTTCTCCCGCCATGCGGTCGACAGCGCACCGTATGCCGGTCTTGATGACTTGCCGGAGGCGGTCAAGGCGCTCATTGAAGCGGGCGAAGGAACGAAAAATTTATACGTGCAACGCAACCATACGCCGGCTTACGTTTCGCTCTCTAGCGAGCTGAAAGAAAAAGGGGTCATCTTCACCGATATTTTCACGGCTGCGAAAGAGCACGGCGATTTGCTGAAGAAGTATTTCATGACCGATGCGGTCAAACCGGATGAGCACCGCCTCGCCGCGCTTCATGCCGCGCTGTTTAACGGCGGCGTGTTTGTGTACGTTCCGAAAAACGTTGAAATTGAAACGCCGCTTCAGGCTGTTTACATTCAAGAGGAAGACGACATCGCCTTGTTTAACCATGTCATCGTTGTCGCGGAAGACAACAGCCGCGTCGTGTTCGTCGAAAATTACTTATCGGCGGGCAATGAAGGGAAAGCGGTCGTCAATATTATCGCCGAGGTGTTTGCCAATGCGAACGCGCGCGTCTTTTTCGCGGCCGTCGACCATTTGGCCAAAGGCGTGACGACGTATGTCAACCGGCGCGGCATCGCCGGGCGCGACGGGCGGATCGAATGGGCGCTCGGGCTGATGAATGACGGGAACACCGTGTCGGAAAATATCACTCGCCTCATCGGTGACGGATCGTTCGGCGATACGAAAACGGTTGTCGTCGGCCGCGGCGAGCAAGTGCAAAACTTTACGACAAGCGTCGTTCATTACGGGAAGCATACGGAAGGCTACATTTTAAAACACGGCGTCGTCCGTGACAGCGCCACCTCGATTTTTAACGGCATCGGCAAGATTGAGCACGGCGCGTCAAAATCAAACGCCGAACAAGAATCGCGCGTGTTGATGTTAAGCGAAAAAGCGCGCGGCGATGCGAACCCGATTTTGCTTATTGACGAAGACGATGTCATGGCTGGCCACGCGGCGTCGGTCGGGCGCGTCGACCCGATTCAATTGTATTACTTAATGAGCCGCGGCATTCCAAGAAACGAAGCCGAACGGCTGATCATCCACGGCTTTTTGGCGCCGGTCGTTGAAGCGATTCCGCTTGAAGGCGTGAAAAACCAATTGATCGAAGTAATCGAAAGGAAAGTTCAATCATGAACGTGAAAGAAATTCGTTCGTTGTTTCCCATTTTGCATCAACAAGTGAACGGCCATCCGCTCATATATTTCGACAGTGCGGCGACATCGCAAAAACCGCTGCCGGTGATCGAGGCGCTCGACCGCTACTATCGCGAGTACAACTCGAACGTCCACCGCGGCGTCCATACGCTCGGCACAAAGGCGACCGACGCGTATGAGGGGGCGCGCGAAAAAGTGCGGCGGTTTATCAATGCCCGTTCAGTGCAAGAAATCGTCTTTACGCGCGGAACGACGACAGCGCTCAACTTGGTTGCCTCAAGCTATGCGCGCGCCAATGTGAAAGAAGGCGATGAAATCGTCATTACGTACATGGAGCATCATAGCAATTTAATTCCATGGCAACAGGCGGCGAAACAGACCGGAGCGACGTTGAAATATATTCCGCTGCAAGAGGACGGAACGATCGATCTCAACGATGTCGAGGCAACGGTGACGCCGGCGACGAAAATCGTGGCCATCGCCCACGTATCGAACGTGCTCGGCACGATCAACCCGGTTCGCGAGATCGCCCGCATCGCCCATGACCGGGGCGCTGTTGTCGTTGTTGACGCGGCGCAAAGCGCTCCGCATATGAAAGTGGATGTTCAAACGCTCGACTGTGATTTTCTCGCGTTTTCGAGCCATAAAATGTGCGGACCGACCGGAGTTGGCGTATTATATGGAAAAAGAGAACTGTTGGAGCAAATGGAACCGATCGAGTTTGGCGGTGAAATGATCGATTTTGTCGAGCTGTATGATTCAACATGGAAAGAGCTGCCGTGGAAGTTTGAAGGCGGCACGCCGATCATCGCCGGGGCGATCGGCCTCGGGGCGGCGATCGATTTCCTCGAGCAAATCGGGTTGGATGCCATTGCCGCTCATGAGCACGAACTGGCGCAATACGCGCTCGAACGGCTCGCTGACATCGATGGCGTCACGGTCTACGGACCGAAAGAGCGGGCCGGGCTGGTGACGTTTAACATCGAAGGGGTGCATCCGCACGATGTGGCGACGGTTCTTGACGCGGAAGGAATCGCCATCCGCGCCGGCCACCATTGCGCCCAGCCGTTGATGAAATGGCTGAACGTGACCGCAACCGCCCGCGCGAGCTTTTATCTTTACAACACAAAAGAGGAAATCGATGCGTTTATCGCCGCATTACAGAAAGCGAAGGAGTACTTCAGCCATGTCTTCTAATCATCCGTTAGACCAGCTTTACCGCCAAGTCATTATGGATCATTATAAAAACCCGCGCAACCGCGGCGTGCTTGAGGGCACGAACGTCGATATCAACATGAACAACCCGACGTGCGGCGACCGCATTCACTTGACGATGAAAGTAGAGGACGGAAAAATCGCTGACGTCAAGTTTGAAGGGGAAGGCTGTTCGATTTCGATGTCATCTGCGTCGATGATGACGCAGGCGATCAAAGGGAAAAACGTCGAAGAAGCGCTTCGGCTCGCCCATATTTTTTCGGAGATGATCCAAGGCAACGAGTATGACGATTCTGTGGATCTTGGCGACATTGAGGCGCTTCAAGGGGTTTCGAAATTTCCGGCCCGCATTAAATGTGCGACATTGGCGTGGAAAGCGCTCGAAAAAGGGCTGCACGACCATTAAGATGGAGGAAGGTGAACGACGATGGCGAAAAAAGCACCGGAAATCGGCGAATATAAGTATGGTTTCGTCGATAAGGACGTCTCCGTCTTCCGCGCCCAGCGCGGGCTGACGCGGGAAGTCGTCGAAGAAATTTCGCGCATGAAAAACGAGCCGCAATGGATGCTCGAGTTCCGCTTAAAAGCGCTTGATATTTTCTACAGCAAGCCGATGCCGCAATGGGGCGGCGACTTGTCGAGCTTGGATTTTGATGAAATCACATATTACGTCAAACCGGCTGAACGCTCGGGCCGTTCGTGGGACGAAGTGCCGGCGGAAATTAAAGCGACGTTTGATAAACTCGGCATTCCAGAGGCGGAGCAAAAATATTTGGCCGGCGTTTCGGCGCAATACGAGTCGGAAGTTGTCTACCATAACATGAAAGAAGATTTGGAAAAACTCGGCGTCATCTTTAAAGACACCGATTCGGCGTTGAAAGAAAACGAAGACTTGTTCCGCGAACATTTTGCCAAAGTGGTGCCGCCGACGGACAACAAGTTCGCGGCGTTGAACTCGGCTGTTTGGTCGGGCGGTTCGTTCATTTACGTTCCGAAGGGCGTCAAAGTCGAAACGCCGCTGCAGGCGTATTTCCGCATTAACTCGGAAAACATGGGGCAGTTTGAACGGACGCTCATCATCGTCGATGAAGGGGCGCACGTCCATTACGTCGAGGGCTGTACGGCGCCGATTTACACGACGAACTCGCTCCATAGCGCGGTCGTTGAAATCATCGTCAAAAAAGGCGCGTACTGCCGCTACACGACGATCCAAAACTGGGCGAACAACGTCTTCAACTTGGTGACGAAGCGCGCCGTTTGCGAAGAAAATGCGACGATGGAATGGATCGACGGCAACATCGGCTCGAAGCTGACGATGAAGTACCCGGCTGTCATCTTAAAAGGCGAAGGGGCGCGCGGCTTGACGCTGTCGATCGCCATCGCCGGCAAAGGCCAGCACCAAGACGCCGGGGCGAAAATGATTCACTTGGCGCCGAATACGTCTTCGACGATCGTCTCGAAATCGATCTCGAAACAAGGCGGGAAAGTCACGTACCGCGGCATCGTTCATTTCGGCCGCAAAGCGTCCGGTTCGCGTTCAAACATCGAATGCGATACGCTCATTCTTGACAACCAATCGACATCGGATACGATTCCGTACAACGAAATTTTAAATGACAACATCTCGCTTGAACACGAGGCGAAAGTGTCGAAAGTGTCCGAAGAGCAGCTGTTCTACTTGATGAGCCGCGGCATTTCCGAACAGGAAGCGACGGAAATGATCGTCATGGGCTTCATCGAGCCGTTTACCCGAGAGCTGCCGATGGAATACGCCGTCGAGATGAACCGCTTGATCAAGTTTGAAATGGAAGGAAGCATTGGGTAAGCTTGATGAATCAAGGGTGGAGCGCTCCAGCGTGGGCGCTTGACCCACAAAACGCCCACATGATCAACGCAGGACAAAACAAGGGAGCGGCCGCCGTCCCTTATTCTTTCCGGTGATCTCCGGAAGCGTCAAGGCCGCTCCGCAGGCCATTTCTTCCCTCATAGGAGCATGTTTTTAGGGGAGCGCTCTTTTTGGGCGCTCCCCTGTCGTGTGCGCCCGGCATGGGTGCAGTCTATAGGGTGAAAGTCCCGAACTGCGAAGGCAGAAGTAGCAGTTAGCTTAACGCAAGGGTGTCTGCGGCGACGCAGAATCTGAAGGAAGCGGGCGGCAAACTTCCGGTCTGAGGAACACGAACTTCATAGGAGGCTGGGTATCATTGGGTGAGTTTGCACGACAAAACGAAGCCCTTTCTGCCGAAGGTGATACCGAGTAAATGAAGCAGATAGATGGAAGGAAAGACTGCACTCTTACCCGGGGAGGTCTGTCCGGGAAGCCAAGTGCGCTTGGCAACCGTTGGAGCGATCCAACGCTGAACGGACAGAAGTCAGCAGAGGTCATAGTACCCGTCTAGCTTAAGATAGAAGGGGAAGGACCGAACCATGAAGGAGAACGGCCACTAGGCGTTCATCTTCTTTGATGAAGCAGACAACCCGAAAGGGCCTGCTTGAGGGAGGAAATGGTGAAGTCCATGGGGGACCTCAAGAGGGTGGAGAAGAAGATGGCACAAATAGAACGGATCGTTCACGTAGAGAGGAAGAATCGGAATGTGGATGAAACAGGTACTGTCACGGGAGAATCTCCTGCGAGCACTCAAACAAGTGGAAAAGAATAAAGGGTCCCATGGAACCGATGGAATGTCCGTCAAAGACCTGCGAAGACACCTCGTGGAACATTGGGACGTGATACGGCGCGCTTTGGAAGAAGGGACCTACGAACCTTGCCCGGTCCGACGGGTCGAAATCCCGAAACCGAACGGAGGAGTCAGGTTACTAGGAATCCCGACCGTGACAGACCGGTTCATCCAACAGGCCATCGCCCAAGTGCTCACGCCGATCTTTGACCCATCCTTTTCGGAACACAGCTACGGGTTTCGTCCCGGTCGAAGAGGACACGACGCGGTGAAAAAGGCGAAGCAGTATATTCAGGAAGGATATACATGGGTGGTAGATATCGACTTGGAAAAGTTCTTTGATCGAGTCAACCATGACAAACTGATGGGGATATTAGCGAAACGAATTCCAGACAAAATCCTCCTAAAGTTGATACGGAAGTATCTACAGGCAGGGGTCATGATCAACGGGGTGGTCATGGAAACACAAGAGGGGACTCCACAAGGAGGGCCGCTCAGTCCACTTTTGTCCAACATTCTCTTGGATGAG
Proteins encoded in this region:
- the sufB gene encoding Fe-S cluster assembly protein SufB, whose amino-acid sequence is MAKKAPEIGEYKYGFVDKDVSVFRAQRGLTREVVEEISRMKNEPQWMLEFRLKALDIFYSKPMPQWGGDLSSLDFDEITYYVKPAERSGRSWDEVPAEIKATFDKLGIPEAEQKYLAGVSAQYESEVVYHNMKEDLEKLGVIFKDTDSALKENEDLFREHFAKVVPPTDNKFAALNSAVWSGGSFIYVPKGVKVETPLQAYFRINSENMGQFERTLIIVDEGAHVHYVEGCTAPIYTTNSLHSAVVEIIVKKGAYCRYTTIQNWANNVFNLVTKRAVCEENATMEWIDGNIGSKLTMKYPAVILKGEGARGLTLSIAIAGKGQHQDAGAKMIHLAPNTSSTIVSKSISKQGGKVTYRGIVHFGRKASGSRSNIECDTLILDNQSTSDTIPYNEILNDNISLEHEAKVSKVSEEQLFYLMSRGISEQEATEMIVMGFIEPFTRELPMEYAVEMNRLIKFEMEGSIG
- the sufU gene encoding Fe-S cluster assembly sulfur transfer protein SufU — protein: MSSNHPLDQLYRQVIMDHYKNPRNRGVLEGTNVDINMNNPTCGDRIHLTMKVEDGKIADVKFEGEGCSISMSSASMMTQAIKGKNVEEALRLAHIFSEMIQGNEYDDSVDLGDIEALQGVSKFPARIKCATLAWKALEKGLHDH
- the sufC gene encoding Fe-S cluster assembly ATPase SufC; amino-acid sequence: MAVLTIQNLHVSVEGKEILKGVDLEVKGGEIHAIMGPNGTGKSTLSSAIMGHPKYEVTEGTITLDGQNVLEMEVDERARAGLFLAMQYPSEISGVTNADFLRAAINARLGEGNEISLMKFIRKLDEKMAFLEMNPDMAHRYLNEGFSGGEKKRNEILQLMMLEPKIAILDEIDSGLDIDALKIVAKGINEMRSSEFGCLIITHYQRLLNYITPDYVHVMMQGRIVKSGGPELAQRLEAEGYDWIKKELGIEDETVGQEA
- a CDS encoding class II aldolase/adducin family protein produces the protein MKTFTISGEKPTPFLHWLADGMKETFIANGYTYACIPEDFVKVVFHFIDPERPRPYRRKAQATFVVSVMEAKETPDDVHRSAYPYLIRSLANHLLYILHTSDGTTDIYFLTPEQGFYKLTYQKGEEEALFRRIYERLEPLAASRLVIDNDFYDDLPEELWNGDDVTNSLSEAGKKLDRMNLLPAPFPLEEYLTPRDLRHLKKLYGIGGLSYGNLSARRDGESFWMSASGINKADMKKVGQDFLLIRGYDDKKNAMRVSVPPNITPKRASVDAIEHWMIYREHPEVGAIVHIHAWMDGVKATEINYPCGTIELAQTVARLVRESEQPSRAVIGLKNHGLTITGPSLEDIFERIEGKIIPQVPMS
- the sufD gene encoding Fe-S cluster assembly protein SufD produces the protein MATETKIPFDETYIRTFSSERGEPDWLTERRLNALAQAEQLPLPKPDKTKIDKWNFTDFSRHAVDSAPYAGLDDLPEAVKALIEAGEGTKNLYVQRNHTPAYVSLSSELKEKGVIFTDIFTAAKEHGDLLKKYFMTDAVKPDEHRLAALHAALFNGGVFVYVPKNVEIETPLQAVYIQEEDDIALFNHVIVVAEDNSRVVFVENYLSAGNEGKAVVNIIAEVFANANARVFFAAVDHLAKGVTTYVNRRGIAGRDGRIEWALGLMNDGNTVSENITRLIGDGSFGDTKTVVVGRGEQVQNFTTSVVHYGKHTEGYILKHGVVRDSATSIFNGIGKIEHGASKSNAEQESRVLMLSEKARGDANPILLIDEDDVMAGHAASVGRVDPIQLYYLMSRGIPRNEAERLIIHGFLAPVVEAIPLEGVKNQLIEVIERKVQS
- a CDS encoding cysteine desulfurase; this translates as MNVKEIRSLFPILHQQVNGHPLIYFDSAATSQKPLPVIEALDRYYREYNSNVHRGVHTLGTKATDAYEGAREKVRRFINARSVQEIVFTRGTTTALNLVASSYARANVKEGDEIVITYMEHHSNLIPWQQAAKQTGATLKYIPLQEDGTIDLNDVEATVTPATKIVAIAHVSNVLGTINPVREIARIAHDRGAVVVVDAAQSAPHMKVDVQTLDCDFLAFSSHKMCGPTGVGVLYGKRELLEQMEPIEFGGEMIDFVELYDSTWKELPWKFEGGTPIIAGAIGLGAAIDFLEQIGLDAIAAHEHELAQYALERLADIDGVTVYGPKERAGLVTFNIEGVHPHDVATVLDAEGIAIRAGHHCAQPLMKWLNVTATARASFYLYNTKEEIDAFIAALQKAKEYFSHVF